Genomic segment of Ostrinia nubilalis chromosome 10, ilOstNubi1.1, whole genome shotgun sequence:
AGCTCAAATCCATATACATGACTTGCTTGAAGAAGCAAGAAGGGAAAAACACCAGCGATTCTCACGGGTACACAGAGGACCAGGATTTGAAGGAAACTAGGGGCCAATCGAAGTTTCATCCAAAAACCAAATGGAACAGCGGCTCTATGGGAGATATAGATGACAGAATAAGAGACAGGGATGATAGAGACGATAGATCAAATCGGGATGATAGATCGAGAAATAGAGACGATCGAATGGGAGACAGAAATGACAGAATGGGTGGAAGAGAAGAAATGTTCGGTAGAGATAGAGCAGGCGGACGGGATAATATGAATGGCAGAAATAATATGATGGATAAAAATGAAGATATGAACAGATTTGGAAGGGAACCGTATGGTGATCGACAAGGTTTTCCGCAAAGCGATGAATACGATagtgtaagtattttttatcatgATGTTCCAAGTTAAATCCTTTGTTTAATAATTCCTTTTTGATATAGGAAATGATCCGTTACGGGCAACACTCTACAACCCAGTCGTCCCGAAGGTTCAAGAGGAGCAGACGTACGGAAATTAACTCTGGACAAAGAAGTCAGTACAATCCGAATACCAGAAAGACCTCGCAGTACGAGGAAACATTTAAGAATGATGACAAGAACTCCAGTAATTCTAGCAGAGAAATAGATAACAAAGCATGCGCTTTGCATTGCTTTATGGAACAGCTGGAAatggtaaatatttaaaaactttggTTCTACTCTGACGTTGTTTGTAGTGATTTTCAATTTTTGTGTTCAGgtattgtaaattttttgaaGCATTACATGAATTTGTATTGTAGACAGGTGACAATGGTATGCCAGATAGATATCTGGTTACACATGCTATCACAAAAGATGTGAAGAATGAAGATCTAAGGGATTTTCTGCAAGAATCGATTGAAGAGTGTTTCCAGATACTTGACAATGGTATGTAAAAACTGTATAATAttggtatttgttttattgaataatttaattttaagtgagaATGTTTAATTTTGCAGAAAACAGTGAAGACAAGTGTGAATTTTCGAAGAATCTAATGATGTGCTTATCAGAAAAAGGACGAGCCAACTGTGATGACTGGAAAGATGAcctacaattttaattttgtaacagATTTTATTAATCCTAAAAACttattaatgatttaattttgtaactaTTGCACTACAGCATTGATAAatcttatacctacctacctgaaggtttatttatctttttaactCCTTTCCGtcagttaggtacctacttacgtcCTTTCAAGCAATAATCATACCAATCTATGTAAATCGTAATTACCTACAacctaaaataaactttaactaCAAAGTTACAAAGTACCTTCATCTAAACCTTGGTCTTCTTAGATCTTACCTCAAGTCTAGCATCATTTTTCGTTGTAGCCCGTTTCAATTCCATCTCTATTTTGTAGGCCTTAAAGTCCCTATTCTGGATATACGTAATCAGCTTCAGTTTGAACTCTGCTCGGTCCTGTTTGTCACTGATATCGAACTCCTCTTTGTCCCAGTTTTCCAGAAGAATATTCTTCTGGTAGTCATATTCTGCTTGCAATTTGTCTAGGCGTTGGGTCCCTATGCCTAGAATAGAACAGATTATGGGAATTGTGAAAGCAAACATCGATATAGCTTGACAAACTACCTAGAGCGTAGAGcgtttatacctacttattctcTACTTTCTTCTttgtaatatttctttcttttcttgtcttgttTGGTGTGTTCTATCTATCTACACAAAGTTCTTCGTCTCTATATATCAGTGTCTTCAAGAACAGTCTCATAGAACAAAAGGTTATTTTATCCTTACCTAAGAAGTAGCTGACGTTTTCTGTATGAGCCTGGAACGCACGCCGGTGTTGATCGTCGGAATCGTCGATGGCCCTCACCAGGTACTGTATGAGACGGTCTTTCCTCTCGATCAGAAAGTTGAAGCTTGTGATCATTCCCTAAAATACGGTTAAAAGTCAAATTAAAAGCTCCTTCCAAATAAGATAGGTATCTACATGGGATACATGGGAAGATATTTAATTCCCATTTGATTCTAGTTGAAGTACCTACTAATTAGCTTTAACCAGGTAACATTTCAATGCACTGTGACAGTGACAATACATTCATTTGAGAATTTATTTGACTTTACTGAATCCTCGAAATCTTTACCTGAATATCCAACGCCATTTGCTTGCACTTGATTCTTCTGAGAATGTATCGCCATTCTTGATTTATCTTCGCTCTATTCATACGGCTGTACGTTTCTTCTTTGTCCAGTTTGTTCTGGAATTATGAAAATACAGACATAGGTATAAATAGTACAAAATCATCAGCTATTTGATTCGACTATTTACATCCCTTGTCTCACCCATACCTGTCAAAGACTTTAGAATAGGAGTTCTGACCTCTCATAGACCTTGTGGTCTACATTTGTATGTACTATGTTACCTTGATGAACCTCGCGATGAGTTCCCTCTTCCTCCGGCGAGCCTCCTCCTCCATATCGGCCCTGTGCTGGAGGTACCGGGCCCTCTCCTCGTCCGACATGCGGGCCAGCTTGTTCACTTTGTTCTTCTTCCCCACCCCACTAGACCAATGCATCATGTTACCTTGATGAACCTCGCGATGAGTTCCCTCTTCCTCCGGCGAGCCTCCTCCTCCATATCGGCCCTGTGCTGGAGGTACCGAGCCCTCTCCTCATCAGACATGCGGGCCAGCTTGTTCACTTTGTTCTTCTTCCCAACCCCACTAGACCAATGAATCATGTTACCTTGATGAACCTCGCGATGAGTTCCCTCTTCCTCCGGCGAGCCTCCTCCTCCATATCGGCCCTGTGCTGGAGGTACCGGGCCCTCTCCTCGTCCGACATGCGGGCCAGCTTGTTCACTTTGTTCTTCTTCCCCATTTTTGATTATTTCAACAGCTTTTTCAAAATCTGCAACGCAAGATAAACTCGTACTTAGAGGAAAATTGCTGTAGATACAAGTACGACTGTTTTCCTAATGCTACGAGTATCTAAGTCTTCGATACAGTGCGGATTTTGTTCAAACTTAATCCAAAGATACTAAATTCTTTTGTTTTCCGAAATGATTTTTATCAGCCTACCGTCTACTAAGTGGTTGGCAGGAATGGCAGGTATAGAAAACTAATAGGTACCAAACATTACCTTATTATCTGGACAGTATTTTCTAATTATAAGTTTCAGACTAATTAACTTTTCAACAACACAGAAGAGACAGAGAACTAAACAGaaactcataaaaaatttaaagatcTTACCTGAAATCAACCAATTTTATTATCAGTGCGGAGTTTCCCGACGGCAACGCGTGCATTGAACAAACTAATAAATTCCCACCATGGCAACAGGTGGGGAGTCATTTGCTGAAATAATGTTTCGGGGCTTGCAATTTGATTACATTTGGTTTGCACGCAATTTTCGATAAACATGTTGCGAAGTCTTATTTTGATATCATGTTAATGATGCTAActtcattataattaatttatcaaccGAAAACAGAAATGTTTTATAGGTCGTTGAATCATTAGATGCTTCTTGATGATGATTTTGCTTATGACTTCGATGAAAATCAGATTAAAACCTTTACTGAAACTGAAATAAGTAAGTGctaattttttataaattaattaacgatCACTCGAGTGAAAATTAGGAATtggttttataataaaaacaaaagaatacgATTGAAGTTTTAATACTCACTGTGCCTGCCAGTGTCATAATAGTTAGTATGAAAATGCaacaaaactttttacaaaattaaatttttttttcgcgcgcAAAGTTTCGACGTCTGTCATCGTTAATGCCGTTGCCATAGCAACAGTATTTATTTACCACTTGTTACTGTCAGTTTCTGTTTGGTGATTTCGAGGCTTTCTAGCTGAACAAAAAGTTGCTGGAGTAAGTATTCGTGGTAATGGACACCCAGTCCTCAGGGACCTTGCAGTCTCCGTCTACGTACTCTGAGAGCTCCAAGACTGGAAGCAGCAAGTCTGGAGCAAGTGGTGCTGATAAAGATAAGGAGCAGGACCTTACTAAGGATAATGGTaggttagagtaggcgcacaccgttgatttttagttggccgatagttgtgtccgaattcaaattgtatgaagaatcggccaaatcgaatcggcgtagtgtgcgcactcccatacatgcccatactgatcaacagcccgactaaactatcggccgacgaaaaatcaacggtgtgcgcattAATGTGTTGTTTCCAGCTGTTTTGGGTTCAATTCTTGGCAATCTCTCGCTCTTAGAGCTGAGATAGGAGATTATTCAAGtcacttaaggcgattagagtcctcaatccgcgccaaatgggcattttgtaaagcctactcctcttttaccactggatagaaatagttgaaaaaaatatatgttatacctacaacagttcaaggactacatttgtgacgtttgaattttcgctacgtctctttgttttggattaaaaaaataaatacgggacatcgattttttacttaaattccctactcctccaaaacggctacgttaatttaaaagatttttgcacgaatagattaggaattctttaatctttaaatgacacgttgcgtttttcaatcgaacattactttcattcataaattttacttttgataaattccgaacgttttgctgttgagggggccttcacggggtgcgggcggcagtcggccgctggccttcagacggggaggttgtgtcactcgctgcaaactgacattagcgatcaaaatgaattttttctttggctgagttgcaccacctgacgtaacctaactttgaccgtagctttggcgataaccggtgttttttttatggagttagacagacttttgacgcttgtcaaagttgaagtaagatggtgcaacccagcttttgttcgacaatagattttatgtcagaattgttcatagagtacatgcagtcagacgatacaattgaattatgacgcgctcagacgctattttctacctgaatagaatctattagtgtataaaaaaactataattgactccaaaacaactgcactagataaatacaagtagaaaaattattacgttatttatttactaggcctttgcaatcagtatccaaattaggagctagtcagaatgtgtaacttaatcgatttacgtgaagaaaacaatttatatttttcatacttattggaattagattttcaatatgtttcttcgcgaaaatacaacaattaaaaataacacctgtaacgcccctgggtctgcgggtgtctatgggcgacggtaatcatttatcaacaggtgatccgtttgctcgtttgcctcctgtcacattaaaaaaaattaagataaggtggtattgaatttttctatagagcttattaaaaaatttggatactgattacaaaattagccattttcggagtcggtggcagcctaccttttggtgagtcgttttggagttggttttaattttaagtgaaattaatctatttcatgcctttagtagattataggtactcagtagagcttgttgttgccactgatgaaacgtacctatattattaaaaaatttcgcagataaaaactgaaatcctcttattaggtgatgaattttaggagcatgtcatgaaaccaaaattattagcatcatcatcatcatcatcatttcagccacaggacgtccactgctgaacataggcctcccccaatgctttccatgttgatcgattggtagcggcctgcgtccagcgcttccctgctacctttacgatgtcgtcggtccac
This window contains:
- the LOC135075605 gene encoding general odorant-binding protein 71; translation: MCHTLHCIVIFAFIVLNCEALTCRSEGGPKENELKSIYMTCLKKQEGKNTSDSHGYTEDQDLKETRGQSKFHPKTKWNSGSMGDIDDRIRDRDDRDDRSNRDDRSRNRDDRMGDRNDRMGGREEMFGRDRAGGRDNMNGRNNMMDKNEDMNRFGREPYGDRQGFPQSDEYDSEMIRYGQHSTTQSSRRFKRSRRTEINSGQRSQYNPNTRKTSQYEETFKNDDKNSSNSSREIDNKACALHCFMEQLEMTGDNGMPDRYLVTHAITKDVKNEDLRDFLQESIEECFQILDNENSEDKCEFSKNLMMCLSEKGRANCDDWKDDLQF
- the LOC135075445 gene encoding dynein regulatory complex subunit 2, producing MMHWSSGVGKKNKVNKLARMSDEERARYLQHRADMEEEARRRKRELIARFIKNKLDKEETYSRMNRAKINQEWRYILRRIKCKQMALDIQGMITSFNFLIERKDRLIQYLVRAIDDSDDQHRRAFQAHTENVSYFLGIGTQRLDKLQAEYDYQKNILLENWDKEEFDISDKQDRAEFKLKLITYIQNRDFKAYKIEMELKRATTKNDARLEHVEEMRDLCRPKQLEIEAYWSKLKEVYNSYLAHHKPMLAHYHSLREKDEFYRQEIGRNDAHIQQATDLLMTLQREWVKTTNMISHKLAKMANHKEELSRRYWQMKKESKTHRSKGDSQMTVMVNASQDAIKRLEEVQEKLNKIMQLEEICRKYENEDDEVFLKDVDDDGSPVDFENLDGAMIVSTITFVSFFS